The Lactuca sativa cultivar Salinas chromosome 2, Lsat_Salinas_v11, whole genome shotgun sequence genome includes the window GGAAGATGAAGCACCTTCTAGTGTATAGAATACCAATTGATTTAgaataaacataaaattaaaaataaacctttatCGACCGGATGAGTGGAAGATGAAGAGGACGAGTCTCTATCGACAGAGAATTAGGTACCAAAAGACGATAAACTACAAATATGAAATTCAAAGAAAATGTTAGGAACCACTACCACTGGTGACAAAAcacaaaaagaaatgaaaaataaatggagTTTCTTCCCCACCGTAGACTAACACCATCGCGACCATGAATATCTTCGAAAGGTGGAATCTTCCTTGCACCACAACCATTGATAGAAAAGACAGAGATAATTAGGGTTTAAGAgataaaaatcagaaaaattgggGTGATTAATGTTTTTGGCGTGATTTATGGTCTTGCTCAAAAATTCCTAATTTCTAGAATATGAAAGTCAGAAACTATTGCATTGAATATGGAATTCCAAAAAATTAGAACAAAATCAACACTCATGAACCGGAATTAATGCATTATGAGTTTAAAAGACAACTGGGGCAAAATTAGTATTTCGGTTTGAGTATATAGGCGGGAAAATAAGCTAGATGAAGGCTGAGAAGATGCCACATGGCAAAAAATTACTGTTTTATTAgagtaggatatatatatatatatatatatatatatatatatatatatatatatatatatatatatatatatatatatagagagagagagagagagatgtaggtaggttcaaatgtttcttgtAACTATTGTATACATGTATGGACCAATGAGAATTTAACAAtaatttaatcattaattaaattaataagggTAAATTAGTAATGTTACATATATGTATTAATTAATATCAAATTTAACCATTGATATCCCTATTTTGGGAGATCAATTTTTTACGTATTAAAACCCTAGACATGAACTCACGCTTCAAAAAAAATCGATATTTCTTCCTTGTTTTGTTCTTGATCTATTTCCGATCCATCTCCACCATCCGCCACCTTCCAAATCGTCTATGTTCTCATTATTGTGATTGCCGCCATACACCAACACCAAAATGGTCGTAAGGGGATTGCAACAAGGTtttatccttcttcttcttcgttctTGTATATTTTCGTTTATATAAAACTCTTTGAAATTCAAGAGTCGGAGGACCACTCTAATTGTAAGTAAAAGAGTTCAATTCCATTCTCAATTTTATTCAATAAGGTGTCggcatttttgttttgttttttttttttaatttcgttTTGGAATATCAAAAGTAGCGATACTGTTCGTCCAAAGGGGATCCCGAaaccacatttatttattttttgttcgaTGTGGAATCATACATGAAggacaacaattttttttcttcgTTGCTACTTTTAATCAATTCATAAAAAAAGATATTCCTTTTTTGGTTCATAATAATGAACAATAACTAAACacacaaaagtcaaaaaaaaaatctatctCTTTACATATTGTTGTTGTTTTAGGTGAATGTTCTTTAAATTAATCTCACAAGTTTTCATGGTTTCATCATcctacctaataaatgaaaataattttgccacatgtcactctctcattaacttggacacatgtcattttttggtatttttgaataaatgttttttccatttgtcattttcttattttttatcttttcttaattaacacatcatatttacaccttAAATAAAAATtaccttaattgaaaataaccaataaGTTATAATATTACTactcatataatatttaatatgtttccttttaaattcaaatttttaattttaaatttcaaatctaaagttttaaatttaaataaatttttgtttaaactttcatatttaactttttgttttatcgaacccgtataacatacgggtctcacacctagtatactaataaaaataaactatttgTCAATATATTCTAAAGAATACTAacttttttatgaaaattaaatatacaaataaaatgtattttataaGAATATATTACGTTTTATAAAATGTATTATGTTAGCATACATTCGGTTAGAATTTTAGAATAAACTTGGTTAGTATTTTATGTATTATGTTAGAATGTATTCTCCTAAAATAAAATGTATATATTCTGCCAGAATGTTTCttatgtattctgtcaaattctgtgtattctaccagaatatataaAAAGTGgatagttaattgcaagtaacatgtttttaatcattattagtttttgttgtatttttaataggaatgacttgaagacctatttggaataacttgaagaatgaataaagtttgatcatactcacaatttcagaatgttgttattttttaagaattttattcatttttgttgatattcttttagaatatgtagaattatattaaaatgtataaggctTTTAGTCTgtaaaaatatatatgaatttgtatttaagttcggatgtataagaatatattagaatgttgttatttttcaaccttggattcaagaattttgttattctttaataatattctaatagaataaaattatgaaagaacatcattctagcaaaaaaatattttgatagaataaaatcggttatgtttacaaattacgttagaattaaattgaattcattaaaaaaattcagatttttaaaattaaaagaactaattatccctaaaaatccgaaaatttccttttaaaaatatagttaattgtccaaaataacattttgctaaaatttgtgtgattatatggtacatgttatcccattgtaatattatacactctcaaatcatatCCGTTGATTAATTACATCCGTTGGTTCAAATCTgtacattctggcacacaatagttagtaaaaacaaaataacctaagtatatatatatatatatatatatgtgtgtgtgtgtgtgtgtgtgtgtgtacatatatatatatatatatatatatatatatatatatatatatatatatatgtttaggttcGTTTGAGACCATGTTAATTTTGTGATCGACCATAAGACGCgttcaaaaaataatttttaaatgcaaaataaaaggaaaaatccaaaaactctttttttaattattattttcgtcattttctttacctaaaaaattgaaaaaaaataaaaaaaattaccgttttttttttaaaaaaatacgtgaaatattttaatagaatattacactgtaaatattgTAATGtcatttttagaatgttagaatattatagaagatttgtcagatatgtaaaataatctaatattctactagaatatttcATAAATATTTCAAAGAAAtggtaatttttattattatttattattatattttattttttttggataaaaaaaagtgacgaaaacaatattttaaaaagttttttcaaaaattttcaattattttgcattttaaaaatgttttttttatctaaaaatgAGTAGTTAGGATTACATTTCCTCATCTCACAAATTATAGTGGTTTCAcaagaacctatatatatatatatatatatatatatatatatatatatatatatataatgttagtttGCATGCcctttggtgtgtgtgtgtgtgtgtgtatatatatacacacacacacacacaccaaaggGCATGCAAACTAACATTATGAAACTGTTGGTAAGGTTCATCTGAGCTAATTAAATAAGGGTGTAAGTCGTGCTTGGTACAACAACATATATGTAAGTCATGCttgtttatttatattttcttcTAACGAGATGAAAAGAAAGGTGAATATGGTTGAAGTACCAAACCTTCTTCGCAGAATTAAGGCTCGTGTAATCTCGATTAGTATGGGAGGAAATGTATAATGATTAAATGTGGATCGATTCTTTGATATGTTTTATCTATCTTTTTAAATTTATGGTAAAGAGAGTGGTCAAGACTACTCATAATACATAGATAATGACTTTTGGGAAATGAATGTAGATGCAATAAAGGTAATACATTATTCCAAGAAGTAATCATTTAGATGTATGGGTAAATGTTGATTGTTATGGGTTAGTTTAAGTACATGGTAAGGACATTTCCTTTATGATAGATGCCTGAGACGATGATAATTCACTAAGATAAGATGTTGATGGCTCGGTTAAGAAAGGATGTTGCCAATACTCCGTAGGACATTACCTATCGAGAGTATTAGTGCTCCAAATGGAAAGTAATGGTTGATAGTGATAGTAATTTAGTGAAATTGTTTTATGATACTCGACTGTGTATGATCATTTATATGGGATAATTAATGGGATGTGTGAACAATGGGTGTTATTTAGGAAagtgacttaggagggtaactacctcttatccgtgttcacatattggcaactttttcttttttgtatataataaagcaactaacttgttttaactgtttaaattacacaaATATTACCGGTTAATACATGTTTTAACTGGTAACTCAAAGggaaatgacttaggagggtaactacctcttatctgtgttcacatattggcaacttcttattttttgtatataAGAAAGCaattaacttgttttaactgtgtaacatcccaaaaatcatgaccaaaaatttcgtttttaatttaatactaaaagcATAATTgccaaaccattaatttaatactccggcatcggGCTCGCCCAACATCAGGCCCCTCCTGGCATCAAGCCCCGCTtggtatacagatctgtctctcttaggctCCGCCTGTCtacgggccccgcccgctaaacacatacaatcatataacacgCTGActcataaagaaacatactctactatatccttgtcctaagaaacatactctgctaataatgagatacataacatcgtccgtactcagctagtgatgagatacgggacctcgcccacactcacatccTTACTAGGTACATAccagtatcacacagacaacaagtataatctaacatgcaaacattcctcgggcacccgcccgacatcggaccttggtctggaataacatactagcatacaatgcctagggctaacccccgggtcttcctactcatagactacatgggctggcattgtggccttagacccattcacacagtgaggagactcaccttgcactgttaAAGCCCTGGCTGGAATTAGCTGAGTACGGACGaagttccgtatctcattattagcggAATATGTTTCTTAGGATATggatacagtagagtatgtttctttatgttttAGCATGTTATATGACTATATGTGTTTAatgggcggggcctaagagagacagatttgtataccgagcgagactcgatgccaggcggggcccgatgccggagtattaaattaatggtttgacaattatgcttttagtattaaattaaaaacgaaatttttggtcatgatttttgtgATGCTACACAGTTAAAACACGTTAGTTGCTTTCTTAGGTACAGAAAATAAGAAGTTGTCaatatatgaacacatataagaggtagttaccctcctaagtcattttccctttgagttaccggttaaaacaggtattagccggtaatattggtgtaatttaaacagttaaaacaggttagttgctttattatgtacaaaaaagaagaagttgccaatatgtgaacacggataaaagGTAGTTACCCTCGTAAGTCATTTTCCTATGTTATTTATTTAGCGATTATGAGAATCCAATATCAACACTTCGAGAAGATTGAATACAATGAATATCGTTATACTTACATTTATTCTATTTATAAGCGAGTGATATTTACtttatgaaaacatttttttttttgagttccTTTTAGCGATATTGACGAAAAACAAAGAGAATAAATCAAATTTACATTCTATCTTGAGTTGGTTATATATTAATTTAAACAAGTTCGATGATAAGTAAGagtaaatatattaaattattataaatTTAGTTATAAACAAACTaaaatttttatcattttatATTTAGGTTGGGATGCTTTTACTACTTTATCTTAAGCATAAAGGGAAGGAGATTTGTTCTTaaatccttccaaaattaaactaaaaaaaaaaaaagtaaatattaGTATAACATATCTAAAATGGATACCTGTGGTACTAGATAAAGTAAAAAGTTCAATGTTACATATACTCGTCTCATTGTTACCGAGTAACTAACCTACTTCTTCACTTCCATCACGCAATTCATGTTGTTATGACCTATCTTATGTAGCAGCCAAAAGTTTTATATAAAGTTAGTAAACAGTGTTCCCATTATGATGCTATGGTAAGTACCAAAGCTTAATTAGTATAAAAAATCAATACACAATGAGTTTGTTTCTGGGAAGGGTATTTGGGATTGCTTACTTAAGGTGTTTATTAAACTAATGATGATTGGCATCGATAATGCACAGTTTTTAATGTTTGGATAGATTACAATTAAAAATGTGAATTGACTTAAAATTTGAGTTTTCAATAAGTTAGTGGTAACTAACTTGTCTAAagtatttatgatttatttaaaCCAATTTAGCATATTAACCATATTATAACTATATGGTTGTGTATATATGGTTATTATTggtcattttatatttataagcATAAATTATCAAACACTAAAAAACAAATTATCAATTTATTATGTTTTGATACCGGAAAAATTAATCCAAACATTTTTCTAAAACCAATTGTTGAAACGGAAAAAGATAATAAAGATTTTTACAAATAAGCATAAGTTGTTTTAAATAAACAATCCCAAACAACCCTAGTTTTTATAGTTTCTTCAAGCTATTTCATTATTATTGAATGAAATCTTTGTTACGATTTGCAAGAGTGTAGTTTCGTTTGTTTTCTCGTTACAACACTTAATTAGTTAGGGTGCTACTATATGTACTCTAACTAATATAAAATGTCAAATCATAGGGATACACAATATTCTACTTATACGGAGGGTACGTATAGAATTTCCTTTTAATTATTCATCCTTAATTACAAATCAAACAATAATATAAACAAGTAAATTATTTAGAAGCTAAAATAAATATTGttcatttcaaataaatttaacgTCGATATATCATTTATAAACACTAAAAGATGAAGTTCTTTTAAACCTATAATTCTTAGTCTTATACTGTAACCGTAACATGAAAGAACTATTTAATATCTTTCATTTTGAATTGTATTAAATTAGAGCATCCACAATACATAGTTCAATGAGTGAGTTTAGTGAGGTGACATGTCTAATTGGCATTCAATGGATTAAACTTTACCATTGTGGGATGTCATGTTGTCATTCAATAGATATGGAGTTCAATGGCGATTAAACTCTTCAATGGAAAAAGGAAACAAATCACTAAAAGTATTGATCAAATCAACTTTGAAGAGTTCAATGCATTATAAGAATTTTTTGGTAGAGTTGTATAAAGAGGAAAATGATGATGTGTCAATCCATTAAAATCTAATGAATTGCCCTTAATGCAACTTTGACAAGACTTGATTTTTTTACTTTGCATATCATCTGTATTATTATAATATCTAGGCGATACTTATTATGATTCATAAGATTTAATAAATTGATATTGTTAAAAACTTAAATTGTATATGAAGTATTTGATCGATCATTACTTAGAAATTTTTTTATAATCAAATCAAATAGTTGTACTTTTTTATGAATGGTTAATATAAGACATTGTAGCAACAACAACAAACATATTAAATAACTAAAGCTTTATTTATTAAATGTTCAGATATGCATGAAAACATGGATCCCTATCTCCTTTAATTGGTAACCTCATACAAGGAGAACTGAAACATAATTCCCCATCACACAGAGCCGACCCCAAGAAAATCAATAAATGTTGGTGTTGGTGTTGAGGAAGCTGAATGTTGTGGCGGTGGTagaggtggtgatggtggttgtGGACCATAGACTTCGGTTGCCAGGTTGAGGTTCACATTCACTGATAGTGTTTGCTGCACATTTCCTGCTGACGCCATGTATGTCTTTCCATTCACCATGAGACCACCATTTTCAAATACCCTCCTGCAGATAGCACATTCCGCCACGAATGTCCTTTGTCCATAGTACTTCACTACGAAACCAAAAAACACATATATCAATATAGAAATATGTTGTATTACATATAAAAATATCAACATGAAATCATGAGTAATATCTTACATTCAGAATGCCAGTTGCATCTGCAAGCCATACATGTGAATGTGGAGTTCATGGAAACATCTTTCCCTGAACTAGATGCAGTTGTGCGTGAAAGAACGGAAGATCTTGCCGGATAAACCACATTGTTGTTAGTAAGAGGAAAAATAGCAGAGGTGGCGGCGGAAGGGACCAACTTCACTCTTCTCCGTTTTTTAGCCATCAAATAACGAAAATGGCTCTTAACAGAATCACTGGCTCTTCCTGTTAATTCGTATTCACACCTAGCGTCAGCCACCACTAAATCCATTTCCTCCTTTTTGCTGAATGGACTATCTTTTGAACCAGGGCTCAAATAATTCGCCCATCTAACTCTGCAAGCGTGGGCTGCATACGTTTCACAAGGAATAATGACTCTTTAATAGACTAACGTAATATAtattaagaaataaaaaaaagattaagaaactgtactggatCTTCCAGGGAGTTGTTTTGATATATCCCTCCACATTCTCCTCCCATGAGCTACAACATGGACAATAAGCTTAGCGTCCTCCAGTGGCCTCCAACGGCGTTTTATTAGGGAAGGTATTTGAACATTTACAATGACTCCTCTCATTCTGCAATGAAGAAGAAAAAACCGATCTTTCGTAATCCAGTTACATATCTAATTCATTTTATACAATTAATTTGATTTTGAAAGTTTTTAATTACTCGCTCGTTTCTTCTTGTGCCACCATCGTCGTCTCCATTAGATCTTGATGATGATCATCGGAAACATCTCGTTTAGCACTGTCATGAAAGACACATTAGAAGCAGCaatcttttttatttaattaaccagAAATGAGTGTAGCAATTCTGAAAGAAGTTAGGGTTTGATGAAATTTATGAAATCAAGTTACCTTTTGGAAGAGGAGGATGTCATGATAGCTCTTCAAGAGTAACTAGTTATCAGATGAATCTGTGTGGTTAATGGCCTTCTCTCGCCTACAATTTATAGAGCACAAGAAcctaatgagagagagagagagagagagatttttgaCCTTTTGTAAGTAAATATCAATAACCTAAAAGTCAAAGGGGGAGAGTGGAAAACACGCATGATCACAACCGTTGGATGCAGTGAAATGGATAATCTTAACAATGAGTTGGTTGATTGGTGCCTTAGTGGTATATTTATGGAAGGAGAAAATTTAAGGTCGGAAAAACGATTTTTTGACCATATAGGTGTTTTTGAAAAACTTATTTAACCAATAAGCATACTTTTAAACATATTTACTATATAGGGTTAATttgtttttaactttattttttaaaatatggcATGCTCTTTTTTTCTTTCACACGATGTGAACCAAAAAAATAAAGTCGTATTGATAAAGCACACAAAAACCTTCAGTGtaacttatttttattttttttagtatatatattttttggtttttttcagATTTTGCTTTTAATgcttattaattattttttacaaACATCATTATAATTAAcaaatcttataaaaatcaagaaacaattttttaaatttaaacaactaataagcaTTAAAAGCAATTAATAAGTATCATTATAACTAGAAAATATTCTTATAACTAACATCATTATAATGATGCTTGTAAAAAACAATTAATAAGCATTAAAAGCAAAAgctgaaaaaaaaaaaccaaaaaaatatacCCCTTCGTCCTAAAATTATTGTCCtgacaaaaaaaaacatgcaGATTAATGAAgtattaattaccactaactttatataataa containing:
- the LOC111920095 gene encoding MYB-like transcription factor ODO1; this encodes MTSSSSKSAKRDVSDDHHQDLMETTMVAQEETSEMRGVIVNVQIPSLIKRRWRPLEDAKLIVHVVAHGRRMWRDISKQLPGRSTHACRVRWANYLSPGSKDSPFSKKEEMDLVVADARCEYELTGRASDSVKSHFRYLMAKKRRRVKLVPSAATSAIFPLTNNNVVYPARSSVLSRTTASSSGKDVSMNSTFTCMACRCNWHSELKYYGQRTFVAECAICRRVFENGGLMVNGKTYMASAGNVQQTLSVNVNLNLATEVYGPQPPSPPLPPPQHSASSTPTPTFIDFLGVGSV